A stretch of Lathyrus oleraceus cultivar Zhongwan6 chromosome 6, CAAS_Psat_ZW6_1.0, whole genome shotgun sequence DNA encodes these proteins:
- the LOC127098455 gene encoding SNW/SKI-interacting protein A, translating into MAALKELLPEPKSSSKTYYDHSNDPWFKQRFTTTEEEKSAAINPKVVPPYMKRSGFVPRKVEDFGEGGAFPEIHVAQYPLDMGRNKSSKPGSKILPVTVDAHGNVAYDAIVKQNENAKKIVYTQHKDLIPKILKNDEDSDMDDADDDDAQREIDETMQDTKAALEKIVNVRLSAAQPKNVPKHNSDAKYIKYKPSQQNAAFNSGARERVIRMVEMPVDPLEPPKFKHKRVPKASGSPPVPVMHSPPRPVTVKDQQDWKIPPCISNWKNPKGYTIPLDKRLAADGRGLQEVQINDNFAKLSEALYVSEQKAREAVAMRSKVQKEMLLKEKERKEQELRALAQKARSERIGVAPPAAAAVPLASNKSGVDDGDMRVDYEHRDRDRDREREREKNFPKESREEREERLQREKIREERRKERERERRLEAKDAAMGKKSKITRDRDRDISEKVALGLASTKQGTEVMYDERLFNQDKGMSSGFATDDQYNVYDKGLFTAQPTLSTLYRPKKDIDDETYGGANEQLEKIMKTDRFKPDKGFTGASERAAPRDRPVEFESEEADPFGLDQFLTEVKKGKKAMENVGGGGTMRASAGSSMRDSSDGGSGRTRIGFERGR; encoded by the coding sequence ATGGCGGCTCTGAAGGAGCTTCTTCCTGAACCAAAATCATCCTCAAAAACTTACTACGATCACAGCAACGATCCATGGTTCAAGCAACGATTCACCACAACGGAAGAGGAGAAATCCGCTGCTATCAACCCTAAAGTCGTACCACCGTATATGAAGCGATCTGGTTTTGTTCCTCGGAAGGTAGAGGATTTCGGCGAAGGTGGAGCTTTTCCGGAGATCCATGTCGCACAGTATCCACTTGACATGGGAAGGAACAAGTCTTCAAAGCCTGGCTCAAAGATTCTTCCGGTCACTGTCGATGCTCACGGCAACGTTGCGTATGATGCTATAGTCAAACAGAACGAGAACGCTAAGAAGATTGTTTACACGCAGCATAAAGATTTGATACCGAAGATTCTGAAAAACGATGAAGATAGTGATATGgatgatgctgatgatgatgatgctcAACGGGAGATTGATGAAACTATGCAGGATACGAAAGCTGCTCTTGAGAAGATTGTTAATGTGAGGCTTAGTGCGGCACAGCCCAAAAATGTTCCTAAACATAATTCTGATGCTAAGTATATAAAGTATAAACCATCGCAACAGAATGCGGCTTTCAATTCCGGTGCGAGGGAGAGGGTTATTAGGATGGTTGAGATGCCTGTGGATCCACTTGAGCCTCCAAAATTCAAGCACAAGCGTGTTCCCAAGGCTTCGGGTTCGCCACCTGTGCCGGTGATGCATTCGCCTCCTCGGCCTGTTACTGTGAAAGATCAGCAGGACTGGAAGATACCTCCTTGTATTTCAAATTGGAAGAATCCTAAGGGTTACACCATTCCTCTTGATAAGCGTTTAGCTGCTGATGGGAGAGGGCTTCAAGAGGTTCAGATTAATGACAATTTTGCAAAGCTTTCCGAGGCTTTGTATGTCTCGGAGCAGAAGGCTAGAGAAGCGGTTGCTATGAGGTCTAAGGTTCAGAAGGAAATGCTTTTGAAGGAGAAGGAAAGGAAGGAACAGGAGCTGAGGGCTTTAGCTCAAAAAGCTCGATCAGAGAGAATTGGTGTGGCACCTCCAGCGGCTGCTGCGGTTCCTCTTGCTTCGAATAAGAGTGGTGTTGATGATGGTGATATGAGAGTTGATTATGAGCATAGGGACAGGGACAGGGACAGGGAAAGGGAAAGGGAGAAGAATTTTCCTAAGGAGAGTAGAGAAGAAAGGGAGGAGCGGCTGCAACGTGAAAAGATTCGTGAGGAAAGGCGAAAGGAGAGGGAAAGGGAGAGAAGATTGGAGGCTAAGGATGCTGCCATGGGAAAGAAGAGCAAGATTACTAGAGATAGGGATCGTGATATAAGTGAGAAAGTTGCTCTTGGTTTGGCTTCTACTAAGCAAGGGACAGAGGTCATGTATGATGAAAGGCTGTTCAACCAGGATAAAGGAATGTCATCTGGATTTGCCACTGATGATCAGTATAATGTGTATGACAAAGGCTTGTTTACTGCACAGCCAACACTTTCGACCCTTTACAGGCCGAAGAAGGATATTGATGATGAAACCTATGGAGGTGCAAATGAGCAGCTGGAGAAGATTATGAAGACTGATCGCTTTAAGCCCGACAAAGGTTTTACAGGGGCTTCTGAAAGGGCAGCTCCAAGGGATAGGCCGGTCGAGTTTGAGAGTGAAGAAGCTGATCCATTTGGTCTTGATCAGTTTTTGACTGAGGTCAAGAAGGGTAAGAAGGCCATGGAAAATGTAGGTGGGGGAGGAACTATGAGAGCTAGTGCCGGATCTTCAATGCGAGATAGTTCTGATGGAGGTTCTGGCAGGACTCGCATTGGATTTGAAAGAGGGCGTTAA
- the LOC127096876 gene encoding class V chitinase CHIT5a yields MAVQKIITTPILIFLMTLFFNAPSSSCSNNFGVRSAYWPAGGDFSPSLINTNYFTHIFYAFIQPEPVSFNLIITKSDQKWAHNFTNELRHHFPPVKTLLSIGGGGSNSTLFSEIASTKQNRQIFINSTIHVARKYGFDGVDLDWEFPQNQNDMFNLGLLYEEWYNALVAEAKVRRKPRLLLTSAVYYNSTIRLIGNGPRSYPAQAINKYLDWASPMTFDYHGSWANNTGFNAALYDPKSEINTHFGIGSWIKAGVRAKKLVMGLALYGRTWELKDPNLNGVGAEAVGPAVDTDGSMNYVEILKFNKENGANVVYDKIAVSFYSYAGSTWIGYDDGLSIRTKVGFAKSLGLKGYFFWALGKDKDWSISKQASNVWGH; encoded by the exons ATGGCCGTCCAAAAAATCATAACCACACCAATTTTGATTTTTCTAATGACCCTTTTCTTCAATGcaccatcatcatcatgttcTAATAATTTTGGTGTTAGATCTGCATATTGGCCTGCAGGTGGTGACTTTTCACCTTCTTTAATCAACACAAACTACTTCACTCACATTTTCTATGCTTTCATTCAACCCGAACCTGTTTCATTCAACCTTATTATCACCAAATCCGACCAAAAATGGGCCCACAACTTCACCAATGAACTCCGCCACCATTTCCCGCCGGTGAAAACTCTTTTATCCATCGGAGGAGGTGGAAGCAACTCAACACTCTTCTCTGAAATCGCTAGCACAAAACAAAACAGACAAATCTTCATAAATTCAACAATCCACGTGGCACGAAAATACGGGTTCGACGGTGTTGACTTGGATTGGGAATTTCCTCAAAATCAAAATGACATGTTTAACCTCGGATTGTTATACGAGGAATGGTATAATGCTTTGGTTGCCGAAGCTAAGGTTCGGAGAAAACCACGTTTACTTTTGACTTCCGCTGTTTATTATAATTCCACAATTAGACTTATTGGTAATGGGCCTAGGTCATACCCGGCCCAAGCTATCAATAAATACTTAGATTGGGCCAGCCCAATGACTTTCGATTATCACGGCTCGTGGGCTAATAACACGGGCTTCAACGCTGCTTTGTATGACCCGAAATCCGAAATTAACACACATTTTGGAATCGGGTCATGGATCAAAGCAGGCGTACGAGCCAAAAAGTTGGTTATGGGCTTAGCGTTATACGGGAGGACATGGGAGCTTAAGGATCCGAATCTTAACGGGGTCGGAGCGGAAGCAGTCGGGCCCGCGGTCGATACCGATGGAAGTATGAACTATGTTGAGATTTTGAAGTTTAATAAAGAGAATGGTGCAAATGTTGTGTATGATAAGATTGCCGTGTCTTTCTATTCTTATGCGGGGAGTACTTGGATTGGGTATGATGATGGGCTTTCTATTAGGACTAAGGTTGGGTTTGCCAAGTCATTGGGCTTAAAGGGCTATTTCTTTTGGGCTCTTGGGAAGGATAAGGATTGGAGCATTTCAAAACAAG CTTCAAATGTATGGGGACATTGA